A stretch of Castanea sativa cultivar Marrone di Chiusa Pesio chromosome 2, ASM4071231v1 DNA encodes these proteins:
- the LOC142625505 gene encoding vacuolar cation/proton exchanger 5-like, which produces MISTKKLHPIYTAESGSSYGGSRVSGIKTLIYVVYKSIRTVVFSNKLNLLLPFGPAAILVQELTDQSAWVFFLSLVGIAPLAERLGYATEQLAFYTEPTVGGLLNATFGNATELIISIFALKSGLIRIVQLSLLGSILSNLLLVLGCAFFCGGLVLQKEQLFNKVTAVVNSGLLLMAVMGLLLPSVLHYTHTEVYFGKSELDLSRFSSCIMLVTYAAYLLFQLKSQSDLYVSLNEIWL; this is translated from the exons ATGATAAGCA CTAAAAAATTGCATCCTATTTATACAGCTGAAAGTGGATCGTCTTATGGAGGTTCACGGGTTAGTGGCATCAAGACATTGATCTATGTTGTGTACAAGAGCATAAGGACTGTTGTTTTCTCCAATAAACTCAACTTGCTGCTCCCTTTTGGGCCAGCAGCAATTCTTGTTCAGGAACTGACTGATCAATCT GCTTGGGTCTTCTTTCTAAGCTTGGTGGGTATAGCACCTTTGGCTGAGCGTTTAGGTTATGCTACAGA GCAGTTAGCCTTTTACACTGAACCAACAG TTGGAGGCCTATTGAATGCTACTTTTGGGAATGCAACAGAACTTATTATATCAATCTTTGCTTTGAAAAGTGGATTGATACGCATTGTTCAGCTGTCGTTATTGGGTTCAATTCTGTCAAACTTGTTGCTGGTGCTTGGATGTGCATTCTTTTGTGGTGGGCTTGTTCTTCAAAAGGAGCAGCTGTTTAATAAG GTAACTGCTGTGGTAAACTCCGGATTGCTGTTGATGGCAGTCATGGGCCTACTTTTACCATCTGTTCTTCATTATACACACACTGAGGTTTATTTTGGGAAGTCAGAGTTGGATCTTTCAAGATTTAGCAGTTGCATCATGCTTGTCACATATGCTGCATACCTTTTGTTCCAGCTAAAGAGTCAAAGTGATCTATATGTttctcttaatgaaatttggtTATGA
- the LOC142625504 gene encoding serine/threonine-protein phosphatase 7 long form homolog: MAAANAGRIDYTEPGPIDRSVLSKQLKHRSEAIWNGQDPGSVTCRSHSSEFSNREPMVDDRVRNIIKAVGLEGLLWVPGREIDHGLITALVERWRPETHTFHMPHGEITITLQDVEVLLGLPVDGDAITGSTQKTWVDVCRDFLGFQPINQDNHKQLTGQRILINRLLEQVADPLPPNVEEDQLHKYARCYILALLGNTIFMDKSGDRVHLMWVQQLEDLRNPRRYSWGSACLAWLYRELCRASEDTSQIGGCLLLLQYWAWARFPYLCPAVEHGPPVGAYGPPKAWSIVLEVSLYLMHVIYIMRSFPKLIIM; the protein is encoded by the exons ATGGCTGCTGCAAATGCTGGGCGGATTGACTATACAGAGCCTGGACCCATTGACAGGTCGGTGTTGTCAAAGCAGCTCAAGCATCGGTCCGAAGCCATTTGGAATGGGCag GATCCAGGATCCGTTACCTGCCGTAGCCATAGTTCAGAGTTCTCCAATCGAGAGCCAATGGTGGACGACCGAGTCAGGAACATCATCAAGGCAGttggtttggagggactccTTTGGGTCCCGGGTAGAGAGATTGACCACGGTTTGATAACTGCCTTAGTGGAGCGATGGCGGCCCGAGACTCACACCTTCCACATGCCACATGGTGAGATCACCATCACATTACAGGATGTGGAGGTTCTTCTCGGGCTTCCTGTTGATGGTGACGCTATAACAGGGAGCACGCAGAAAACTTGGGTGGATGTGTGCCGGGACTTCCTTGGCTTCCAACCTATAAATCAAGACAACCATAAGCAACTTACTGGTCAGAGGATTCTCATCAACCGGCTTTTGGAGCAAGTTGCCGATCCATTGCCGCCTAATGTTGAAGAGGACCAGCTGCATAAGTATGCacgatgctacatcctagcGCTATTGGGGAACACAATATTCATGGACAAATCCGGCGATAGGGTGCATCTAATGTGGGTGCAACAGTTGGAAGACCTTCGTAACCCACGAAGGTACAGTTGGGGAagtgcttgccttgcatggttaTACCGAGAGCTATGCAGGGCAAGCGAAGACACTAGTCAGATTGGTGGGTGCTTACTGTTactccagtattgggcatgggccagGTTCCCCTATTTGTGCCCCGCAGTTGAGCATGGTCCGCCAGTGGGTGCTTATGGTCCTCCAAAGGCGTGGTCCATTGTCCTTGAAGTAAGTCTTTACCTCATGCACGTCATCTACATTATGCGATCATTCCCTAAGCTTATAATAATGTAa